A region of Salvelinus namaycush isolate Seneca chromosome 9, SaNama_1.0, whole genome shotgun sequence DNA encodes the following proteins:
- the LOC120053261 gene encoding hypoxanthine-guanine phosphoribosyltransferase-like: protein MATYHQNPRSRFTKCFIALLLQIPDDEKGYELDLFCVPKHYEEDLDRVIIPHGLIMDRTERLARDIVRDMGGHHIVALCVLKGGYKFFADLLDYIKALNQNCDKSVPLTVDFIRLKSYCNDQSTNSVKVIGGDELSTLTGKNVLIVEDIVETGRTMETLLSLLSECNPKMVKVVSLLVKRTPRSSGYRPDYMGFEVPDWFLVGYALDYNEYFRDLSHICILNEKAKVKYKV, encoded by the exons ATGGCCACCTATCACCAG aaCCCAAGGTCACGATTTACTAAATGTTTTATTGCTTTGCTCCTTCAGATACCAGATGATGAGAAGGGGTATGAGTTGGACCTCTTCTGTGTCCCCAAACACTATGAGGAGGATTTAGACCGGGTCATCATCCCTCATGGACTGATCATGGACAG gacTGAGCGCCTGGCTCGTGATATAGTCCGGGACATGGGGGGACACCATATAGTAGCACTGTGTGTTCTCAAAGGAGGTTATAAATTCTTTGCCGACCTGCTGGACTACATCAAGGCCCTAAATCAGAACTGCGATAAGTCTGTCCCGTTGACTGTGGATTTCATTAGACTAAAGAGCTATTGT AATGACCAGTCTACAAACAGTGTCAAAGTTATTGGAGGGGATGAGCTCTCTACTCTAACGGGGAAG AATGTTTTGATAGTTGAG GACATTGTGGAGACTGGGAGGACTATGGAGACACTGCTATCACTGCTGAGTGAATGCAATCCAAAGATGGTCAAAGTGGTCAG CCTTCTAGTTAAGAGAACACCAAGGAGCTCAGGATATAGACCAGACT ACATGGGGTTTGAGGTGCCTGATTGGTTCCTGGTGGGATATGCCCTGGACTACAACGAGTACTTCAGAGATCTCAGT CACATCTGTATACTGAACGAGAAAGCAAAGGTGAAGTACAAAGTGTGA